Genomic DNA from Clavibacter michiganensis:
CGTGGATCTCGCCGGTGGAGAGCTCGAGGGCCACGACGCCCGCGGGCTGCTCCTTGCCGTCGACCTCCGCCATGACGAGGTCGAGGACGTAGAACTCGTTGAAGAAGTTGATGCCGAACTTGACGCAGTTCTGGTACAGCGTCTGCAGGATCATGTGGCCCGTGCGGTCCGCCGCGTAGCAGGACCGGCGGACGGGGCTCTTGCCGTGGTCGGCCGTGTGGCCGCCGAAGCGGCGCTGGTCAATCTTGCCGTCGGGCGTGCGGTTGAAGGGCAGGCCCATGTTCTCGAGGTCGATGACCGCGTCGATGGCCTCCTTCGCGAGGATCTCCGCCGCGTCCTGGTCGACGAGGTAGTCGCCGCCCTTGACGGTGTCGAAGGTGTGCCACTCCCAGCTGTCCTCCTCGACGTTCGCGAGGGCGGCCGCCATGCCGCCCTGCGCGGCGCCCGTGTGGGAACGGGTGGGGTAGAGCTTCGAGATGACGGCCGTGTTCGCCTGCGGTCCCGCCTCGATCGCCGCGCGCATGCCGGCGCCGCCCGCACCCACGATCACGATGTCGAACTGGTGGTAGTGGACGCCGTCCACGATGGTGCTCGCGGAGGGCTCGGAACCGGGGGTCGCGGTGTCAGTGGTCACGGGCTTCTTTCTCGAGGCGGATGGGGAAGCGGGCTACAGGTCGCCGCAGAAGGAGGGGAGCAGGTCGGCGGGCTGGCCGGCGGGGCACGGGTCGAAGGTGAAGACGACCAGCGTGCCGAGCACCAGCAGGACGACCGTGGACGTCACGAGCGCGCCCTTGAGGATCGTGCGGGTGCGGGGCGACGCGGCGTAGTCGTTCACGAGGGTGCGCATGCCGTTGGCGCCGTGGATGACCGCGAGCCAGAGCAGCGCGATGTCCCACACCTTCCAGAACGGGTCGGAGAGCTTGCCGCCGACGAAGGCGAAGTCGATGGCCTTGATGCCCTCGCCGTTGATGAGGTTGACGTAGAGGTGGCCGAAGATGAGCACGACGAGCACGACGCCCGAGGCGCGCATGTACATCCAGCCCCACTTCTCCCAGTTCACGCCGCCCTGCTTGCGCGGCTGCCGGGGCTGGCGGGGACGCTCGATGCTCACCTGCTGTGCGATGTCGCTCATGATCAGATCCATCCCGCTTCGCTGAACACGTTGATGAGGTGGCGCGGCACGAAGCCGGCCATGAGCACGACCCACAGCCCGATGACCACGTAGAACATGAGGCGCTGGTGCTTGGCGCCGAAGCGCCAGAAGTCGATGAGGATGATCCGCAGCCCGTTGAGCGCGTGGAACCCGATGGCGCCGACGAGCGCGACCTCGCCGATGCCCATGACGGGGTTCTTGTAGGTCCCGATGACCGCGTTGTACGCCTCGGGGCTCACGCGGATGAGGCTCGTGTCGAGCACGTGCACCAGGAGGAAGAAGAAGATGGACACGCCGGTGATGCGGTGCAGCACCCATGACCACATGCCCTCGCGGCCCCGGTACAGCGTCCCCGCGGGGACCTTCGGTGCGCGAGCGATGTGCGGTTCGCGGGTTCCTGCCGTCTTGATGGACACGGAACGACCCTCCCTGATGCTGGTGCCCCGTGGGCGGAGCGCCTTCGCGCCGACATTGCGCGTCGCCGTCGAGTCTACGGCCCGGGTCCGCGCGGTCACCCGTTAGGGCACCCTAAGCGTCGACGTCCGCCGGAGGGCCCTGATCAGGCGACGACGGGGACGGGCCCGGCGCCCGCGGCGTCGTTCGCGTGCAGCGCCGAGCGGCGGGCCGAGACGGCGCGGCCGTAGTGCCCGATGAGCTCGTCGCCGATCGTGGCCCAGGAGCGGCCGAGGACCGCCCGTCGACCGGCCTCGCCCATCCGCAGGCGCATGGGCTCGCTCGCGACGAGCTCGTCCACCAGCCGTCGCAGGTGCGCGTCCCGCGGTGAGGCGGGATCGAAGAGGAACCCGTCCGTGCCGTGGTCGACGAGGTCGATGGGGCCGCCGGCGTGCGGCGCGACCACCGGGAGGCCGGACGCGTGCGCCTCCTGCACGGTCTGGCCGAACGTCTCCTCGGTGCCGGTGTGCACGAACACGTCCATGGCGGCGTACGCGGCCGCGAGCTCGCGACCGCCCACGCGGCCGAGCCACGTGACGGGCATGCCCGCCAGGGCGCGGCGGGCGGAGGCCTGGCTCGGGCCGTCGCCGGCGATGAGGAAGCGCACGCCGCGGATCCCGCGGAGGGCCTGGAGGCGCTCGAGCTGCTTCTCGGGGGCGATGCGCCCCACGTAGCCGACGACCGTCTCGCCGCCCGGCGCGACGCGGTGCCGCAGCGCGACCGCGTCCTCCATGGCCCGGTTGCGCGGGTGGTAGCGGTCGAGGTCGACGCCGCGGCCCCAGCGGGCGACGCGCTCGACGCCCGCCGCGGCGAGGTCGGCGGCCGCGGCGCTCGAGGGCGCGAGGGTCAGGTCGGCGCCCTGGTGGATCCAGCGCACGAGCCGCCACACGTACGGCGCGGTCGCGGCCAGCCTGTTCCGGCGCGCGTAGCCCGCGACGTCGGTCTGGAAGATGGCGACGGAGGGCGTGTCGATGCGCGTCGCGGCGGCGATGGCCTGCGCCCCCAGGAAGAGGGGCGACGCGGCGTGCAGCACGTCCGGCGCGAAGTCGGTGAGGAGGCGCAGCACCTGGGGGTTGGGGATCCCGACCGGGAACTGCCGGTAGGCGAAGGCGGGCACGCCGTGGACGGGGAAGCCCGCGAACTCGGACGGGGCGCCGGCGTCCGGGGCGATCACGATGGCCTGGTGCCCGCGGTCCCGCAGGTGCTCGAGCACCCGGCAGACGCTCGTGGTCACGCCGTTGACGGTGGGGAGGAAGCTCTCGCTGACGACGGCTACGCGCATGCCCTCGACGCTAGGCACGGGTGCCGACGCCGTCGCCGCGGCCCCGTGAACGCCCCGTTGCCGTCGCGTGAACTCGGCGCATCCGGCTGTTTCCCAGGGTGCCGATAGTGTGGGCCCATGACCGAGCAGACGAGCGCGATCTCCCGTTTCTACAGCGTGATCCCCGCGGGGGGCGTGGGCTCCCGCCTCTGGCCGCTGTCCCGCGCGGACGCCCCGAAGTTCCTGCACGACCTCACCGGCTCCGGCCGCACGCTGCTCCGCGACACGTGGGAGCGTCTCGCCCCGCTGTCCGGCGAGGACCGGATCATGGTCGTCACCGGCCGCGCCCACCGCGCCGCCGTCGAGGCCCAGCTGCCCGAGCTCACCGACCCGAACGTGGTCCTCGAGAGCGAGGGGCGCGACAGCACCGCCGCGATCGCGCTCGCGGCGGCCATCCTCCAGCGCCGCGAGCCGGGCGTCATCATCGGCTCGTTCGCGGCCGACCACGTCATCGCCGACCCGGACCGCTTCCGCGACACCGTGCGCGAGGCCGTCATCGCCGCCGACGCCGGCTACATCACCACCATCGGCATCACGCCCACCGAGCCTGCCACCGGCTTCGGCTACATCCACACCGGCAAGGCGCTCAGCATCCCGGACGCCCCGCACGCCCTCGAGGTCGCGTCGTTCGTGGAGAAGCCGAGCATCGGCGTCGCCCGCGGCTACGTGAAGGGCGGCACGCACCTCTGGAATGCGGGCATGTTCATCGCCCGCGCGGACCGCCTGCTCGAGGAGCTCGGCCGCACCGAGCCCGAGCTGCTGAAGGGCGTGCTCGAGCTCGCCGAGGCGTGGGACACCGCCGACCGCGGTCTCGTCGTCGACCGCGTGTGGCCGAACCTCAAGAAGATCGCGATCGACTACGCCGTCGCCGAGCCCGCCGCCGCCCGGGGCGCGCTCGCCGTGATCCCCGGCCGCTTCACCTGGGACGACGTGGGCGACTTCGCCTCCGTCGCCAAGATGCACTCCAGCGGCCGCAAGTCCGACCTCGTGATCCTGGGGGAGGACGCGCGCGTCCTGTCCGACGCGTCGAGCGGCATCGTCGTGGCCAACAGCAAGCGCGTGATCAGCCTCATCGGCGTGCGCGACATCGTCGTGGTGGACACCCCCGACGCCCTGCTCGTGACCACCAAGGAGAACGCGCAGCGCGTCAAGAGCGTGGTGGACGCGCTCAAGCTCAGCGGCGGGACGGACGTCCTGTAACGAAGGGGTAACGAACCCTCCGGGCGCTCTCCGCGGCCGGAAGGGGCCGGGAGCGCCGCCGTTAGATTCCGGGGATGCCCCGCACCCGCCGCGCCGTCCGCGCCGCCATCCTGCCCATCGCCCTCCTCTCCGCCGCGGCCCTCGCCGGGTGCGGCGCGGCCCCCGAGACCGGCACCACCTCGGCCGCCGCGAGCGACTACTGCGCCCGCATGGTCACCAACTCCGGCGGCCTGCAGGACCGCTCCTTCAACCAGTCGAGCTGGGAGGGGCTGCAGCGCGCGGAGAAGGAGCTCGGGATCCAGGCCGACGTCCTCGTCTCGACCTCGGAGACGGACCTCGCCCCGAACGTCGAGCAGGCGGTGGGCACGGGCTGCGGCTTCATCCTCACCGTCGGCTACGAGCTGGCGGAGGCCACGTCGGCGGCGGCCGCGGAGAACCCGGACGTGCACTTCTCCATCGTGGACGAGGTCGTCGACGCCCCGAACGTCAAGCCGCTCGTCTTCGACACGGCGCAGGCGTCCTACCTCGCGGGCTACCTCGCGGCGGGCGTGAGCCAGACGGGCAAGGTCGGCACCTTCGGCGGCGGCAACCAGCCGCCCGTCACCCTCTTCATGGACGGCTTCGTCGACGGGGTGGCCGCGTACAACCAGGCGCACGGCACGAGCGTCGTCGCGCTCGGCTGGGACGCCGCCGCGCAGGACGGCACCTTCACCGGCGACTTCGAGGACGTGTCGAAGGGCCAGACCACCACGCAGAACCTGCTCGACCAGGGCGCCGACGTGATCATGCCGGTCGCCGGCCAGGTGGGGGAGGGCGCGGCCTCGGCGATCCTCGCGCACGGCAGCGGCAAGCTCATCTGGGTCGACAACGACGGCTACGACACGCTGCCCGCCGAGTACCGGCCGCTCCTGCTCACGAGCGTGCTCAAGGACACGGGCCAGGCCGTGGTCGACATCGTGGCCGACGACCAGAAGGGGTCGTTCACGTCGGAGCCGTACGTGGGCACGCTCGCGAACGGCGGCGTGGGCCTCGCGCAGTACCACGACCTCGCCGCCGCGGTGTCGCCCGAGCTGCAGTCCGAGCTCGACGCGCTGAAGGCCCGCATCGTGTCCGGCGACGTGCAGGTGAAGTCGGTCTCGACCCCGTAGCAGAGCCCGTGTTGCCGCGGTGTTTCGGGGCCGTCCCGGATCGATAACGCTTGCGCGCGGGGGCCCGATCGGGGCACGGGATGCATTCCCGTGCATGGGTAACATGAACGCACATCGCCCGGCTGACCCGGGCTGCACCTGGAGGCCACAGTGACCATCACCACCCGAAAGGCCGCCCTCGGCGGTCTCGCCGCCGTCGGCATCACCGCGATCCTCGCGGGCTGCGGCGCCGCCCCCGAGTCGACCGCGGGAGGCACCGGCGGCGCCGCGAAGAGCGACCTCGTGTCCTGCATGGTCTCCGACTCCGGCGGATTCGACGACAAGTCGTTCAACCAGCTCGGCTTCGAGGGCCTCACCAAGGCGGCCACCGACCTCGGCCTCGAGACCCCGAAGACGGTCGAGTCGGCTGCCGAGACCGACTTCGCGCCGAACCTCACCAACCTCGCCGACCAGGGCTGCGGCCTCATCGTCACCGTCGGCTTCCTGCTCGCGGACGCCACCAAGGAGGCGGCGGCCGCGAACT
This window encodes:
- the sdhC gene encoding succinate dehydrogenase, cytochrome b556 subunit — its product is MSIKTAGTREPHIARAPKVPAGTLYRGREGMWSWVLHRITGVSIFFFLLVHVLDTSLIRVSPEAYNAVIGTYKNPVMGIGEVALVGAIGFHALNGLRIILIDFWRFGAKHQRLMFYVVIGLWVVLMAGFVPRHLINVFSEAGWI
- a CDS encoding mannose-1-phosphate guanylyltransferase; translation: MTEQTSAISRFYSVIPAGGVGSRLWPLSRADAPKFLHDLTGSGRTLLRDTWERLAPLSGEDRIMVVTGRAHRAAVEAQLPELTDPNVVLESEGRDSTAAIALAAAILQRREPGVIIGSFAADHVIADPDRFRDTVREAVIAADAGYITTIGITPTEPATGFGYIHTGKALSIPDAPHALEVASFVEKPSIGVARGYVKGGTHLWNAGMFIARADRLLEELGRTEPELLKGVLELAEAWDTADRGLVVDRVWPNLKKIAIDYAVAEPAAARGALAVIPGRFTWDDVGDFASVAKMHSSGRKSDLVILGEDARVLSDASSGIVVANSKRVISLIGVRDIVVVDTPDALLVTTKENAQRVKSVVDALKLSGGTDVL
- a CDS encoding BMP family lipoprotein, with protein sequence MPRTRRAVRAAILPIALLSAAALAGCGAAPETGTTSAAASDYCARMVTNSGGLQDRSFNQSSWEGLQRAEKELGIQADVLVSTSETDLAPNVEQAVGTGCGFILTVGYELAEATSAAAAENPDVHFSIVDEVVDAPNVKPLVFDTAQASYLAGYLAAGVSQTGKVGTFGGGNQPPVTLFMDGFVDGVAAYNQAHGTSVVALGWDAAAQDGTFTGDFEDVSKGQTTTQNLLDQGADVIMPVAGQVGEGAASAILAHGSGKLIWVDNDGYDTLPAEYRPLLLTSVLKDTGQAVVDIVADDQKGSFTSEPYVGTLANGGVGLAQYHDLAAAVSPELQSELDALKARIVSGDVQVKSVSTP
- a CDS encoding glycosyltransferase family 4 protein, with product MRVAVVSESFLPTVNGVTTSVCRVLEHLRDRGHQAIVIAPDAGAPSEFAGFPVHGVPAFAYRQFPVGIPNPQVLRLLTDFAPDVLHAASPLFLGAQAIAAATRIDTPSVAIFQTDVAGYARRNRLAATAPYVWRLVRWIHQGADLTLAPSSAAAADLAAAGVERVARWGRGVDLDRYHPRNRAMEDAVALRHRVAPGGETVVGYVGRIAPEKQLERLQALRGIRGVRFLIAGDGPSQASARRALAGMPVTWLGRVGGRELAAAYAAMDVFVHTGTEETFGQTVQEAHASGLPVVAPHAGGPIDLVDHGTDGFLFDPASPRDAHLRRLVDELVASEPMRLRMGEAGRRAVLGRSWATIGDELIGHYGRAVSARRSALHANDAAGAGPVPVVA
- a CDS encoding succinate dehydrogenase hydrophobic membrane anchor subunit, which produces MSDIAQQVSIERPRQPRQPRKQGGVNWEKWGWMYMRASGVVLVVLIFGHLYVNLINGEGIKAIDFAFVGGKLSDPFWKVWDIALLWLAVIHGANGMRTLVNDYAASPRTRTILKGALVTSTVVLLVLGTLVVFTFDPCPAGQPADLLPSFCGDL